A portion of the Andreesenia angusta genome contains these proteins:
- a CDS encoding LysR family transcriptional regulator, translating to MMDIRQLKYFIAIAEERQITAAAKKLNMTQPPLSQQLGLMESELGVKLVSREGKYLELTEAGKALYENALKISELMEESSAQVKEIGGGMKGKLLVGVNTLSYHKLSGVLREFQKLYPDVTYKIQQNESGQLCKLLRERSIELAIVRLPVDLRDFSILHFKPEKFYFLTSETEEIYSERISYSEIKDFPLMIPSTEGLGLYSRILEQFSKRHLEANIICECSDIVSLLELVSSGFGSTIVPESILKVHRGHGIKAFEIDDDSFIATSGLVWLKDRYLSKASRNFIDLLKKRA from the coding sequence ATGATGGACATAAGGCAGCTAAAATACTTCATTGCCATCGCTGAAGAAAGGCAGATAACAGCGGCGGCCAAAAAGCTCAATATGACACAGCCTCCGCTGAGCCAGCAGTTGGGGCTTATGGAGTCTGAACTGGGAGTAAAGCTAGTCAGCAGAGAGGGAAAGTACCTTGAACTTACAGAGGCGGGAAAGGCCCTCTACGAAAATGCCTTGAAGATATCGGAGCTTATGGAGGAGTCAAGCGCCCAAGTGAAGGAAATAGGCGGTGGAATGAAAGGTAAGCTTCTTGTAGGAGTAAATACACTTTCATATCACAAGCTTTCAGGAGTACTTAGAGAGTTCCAGAAGCTCTATCCTGATGTGACGTACAAGATACAGCAAAATGAGTCTGGTCAGCTGTGCAAGTTGCTCAGGGAGCGTTCAATAGAGCTTGCAATCGTAAGGCTTCCAGTCGACTTGAGGGATTTTTCCATACTTCATTTCAAGCCTGAGAAATTCTATTTTTTAACGTCTGAAACAGAAGAGATATACTCTGAAAGAATTTCATACAGTGAGATAAAAGACTTCCCTCTGATGATCCCAAGCACAGAGGGGCTAGGGCTGTACAGCCGAATACTGGAGCAGTTTTCAAAACGCCATCTTGAAGCCAACATAATTTGCGAGTGCTCTGACATTGTATCTTTGCTGGAGCTAGTGTCTAGCGGATTTGGGAGCACCATAGTTCCAGAGTCTATACTGAAAGTTCACAGAGGACATGGCATTAAAGCTTTTGAGATTGACGACGACAGCTTTATTGCAACATCTGGGCTTGTATGGCTGAAGGACCGATACCTGTCAAAGGCCTCTAGAAACTTTATAGACTTGCTGAAAAAAAGAGCTTAG
- a CDS encoding methyl-accepting chemotaxis protein has translation MRKRSKKISIKAKLLGIMILLVILPSLALGIIASNSSEDSLNGQYEKFGLALGNELTRSLDQYLSYYVEKTEALSEMQAIKDYNLDGSPERREAAISGIKGFLSSFKTQNAVLADLQGNMDIIEKSGKVGNVNVKDQEWFKKVLSEKKTYISDLYEGSGKQLLTVGVPIMRGEELVGVVGVDIPLEDINAEFSSINIGDTGFPILVDRNGVIVGTKMEQEFGTEFVGRESFIDMEEDFKVFRDVYVNPEGESQEQLKFITRLKGADWKLVTIIPTGEIAQDINKMAVTILVAGLVIAALGVVISMLFSNSFIRIIKKLLAGVKQMAEGDFTEKIEIKSNDELGELAESFNVMTEKLSALISDIKSVSKEVSSSSHALAKSAEATNISSDEISRTVEEIAHGASEQASDTERGVSLVTELSMKLEELRSNSENTLASVESINSTNRESTEVVSELRKKTEQNNRSTNQIENEIIELDSDIARVGDILAAIDSIAEQTNLLALNASIEAARAGEAGKGFAVVAEEIRKLAEESKSSSNDIKDIILAVQGKSGETVKAMEEVKAINVEQNGAVDKVGHSFDTISELIEDISIKLEEMGRSIEDMNRDKEAVVSAMENISSVSQETAAASEEVTASVEQQSLANDEVSRAADSLNELSEKLIEEMDIFKIRE, from the coding sequence TTGAGAAAAAGATCAAAAAAGATTTCAATCAAGGCAAAACTCTTGGGGATAATGATACTTCTAGTGATCCTGCCGTCGCTAGCGCTTGGAATTATAGCAAGCAATTCCTCAGAAGACAGCCTGAACGGCCAGTATGAAAAGTTTGGCCTGGCGCTTGGGAACGAACTCACAAGGTCGCTAGATCAGTACCTGAGCTACTACGTAGAGAAGACAGAGGCGCTTTCAGAGATGCAGGCCATAAAGGACTACAACTTGGATGGAAGTCCAGAGCGAAGAGAGGCTGCCATATCAGGAATTAAGGGCTTTTTAAGCAGTTTCAAGACACAGAACGCAGTCTTGGCTGATCTGCAAGGCAATATGGACATCATAGAAAAAAGCGGCAAAGTGGGAAATGTAAATGTAAAAGACCAAGAGTGGTTTAAGAAGGTATTGTCGGAGAAAAAAACTTACATATCAGACTTATACGAAGGTTCAGGCAAACAGCTCTTAACAGTAGGAGTACCTATTATGAGAGGGGAAGAGTTAGTAGGTGTAGTTGGGGTTGATATACCTTTAGAGGACATAAACGCAGAGTTTTCAAGCATAAATATAGGGGACACAGGTTTCCCGATACTTGTAGACAGAAACGGAGTAATAGTCGGCACAAAGATGGAGCAGGAGTTCGGAACGGAGTTTGTAGGGAGAGAGAGCTTTATAGACATGGAAGAAGACTTCAAGGTGTTTAGAGATGTCTATGTAAATCCAGAGGGAGAGTCGCAGGAGCAGCTTAAGTTTATAACGAGACTAAAGGGTGCAGACTGGAAGCTTGTAACTATAATTCCAACAGGGGAGATAGCGCAGGATATAAACAAGATGGCAGTGACAATACTTGTGGCTGGTCTTGTGATAGCGGCACTTGGAGTGGTGATATCTATGCTGTTCTCAAACAGCTTTATAAGAATCATAAAGAAACTCTTGGCAGGTGTAAAGCAGATGGCCGAGGGTGATTTTACAGAGAAAATCGAGATAAAGAGCAACGACGAACTTGGAGAGTTGGCGGAGAGCTTCAACGTCATGACAGAAAAGCTGAGTGCGCTGATATCGGATATAAAGTCTGTTTCAAAGGAAGTCTCAAGCTCTTCGCATGCGCTGGCCAAGTCGGCAGAGGCTACAAACATATCTTCGGATGAGATCAGCAGGACGGTTGAGGAGATAGCGCATGGAGCTTCAGAGCAGGCCTCTGACACAGAGAGAGGAGTTTCTCTTGTAACGGAGCTGTCTATGAAACTAGAGGAGCTTCGCTCTAATTCCGAAAACACGCTTGCCTCTGTAGAGAGCATAAACAGCACAAATAGAGAGAGCACGGAAGTGGTCTCAGAGCTCAGAAAGAAGACAGAGCAGAACAACAGAAGCACAAATCAGATAGAAAACGAGATAATAGAGCTGGACTCTGACATAGCGAGGGTAGGGGATATCCTAGCGGCTATAGACTCGATTGCAGAGCAGACGAATCTGCTTGCGCTGAACGCTTCTATAGAGGCAGCCAGGGCAGGCGAGGCTGGGAAAGGATTTGCAGTCGTGGCAGAGGAGATAAGGAAGCTTGCAGAGGAGTCGAAGTCGTCTTCAAACGATATAAAAGACATCATCCTGGCGGTGCAGGGCAAGAGCGGCGAGACTGTAAAGGCTATGGAAGAGGTTAAAGCTATAAATGTCGAGCAAAACGGGGCCGTAGACAAGGTGGGTCATTCGTTTGACACTATTTCAGAACTGATAGAGGACATAAGCATAAAGCTAGAGGAGATGGGTCGATCTATAGAGGACATGAACAGAGACAAGGAAGCAGTTGTATCTGCAATGGAGAACATATCTTCAGTGTCCCAGGAGACAGCCGCAGCCTCTGAGGAAGTTACAGCTTCGGTAGAGCAGCAGTCGCTTGCAAACGACGAGGTGTCCAGGGCG
- a CDS encoding adenine deaminase: MIDTKELKLVADRLGCVDALMSDRVFADKVLKGGKVVNVITREIYEADVAISGEYILMVGDCSKLIGESTEVVDVSGKHITPGFIDSHMHFESAMLTATEFTRLSLPTGTTCLISDPHEVGNVFGKTAIKAMAEECATLPHHVYLRVPALTPDCPGLETAGRNLDSRDIPEMLEYPKVTGIGEIQGVTGMKFVYDNKYDVVKDTIASTVYARSKGMKVDGNAAEIFGAELASHIICGGTDISCHETTSKEECVEKLRYGVHVLMREGSTQSNMPECIRAITEEKMDSRRALLATDDMLAEDIIKKGHMNDIIRRTIAEGVEPAEAIQMATINASTWNGLSEIGILAPGKYADINVISGELSDMNVTSVYLKGEHVAENGELLIDLQSYTYPEEVKHTVLRDKISPDDLKIASDEDEVMANCVGLIVLQNLSEKYRVKLPVVDGFVQSNEEDLLPVAVVGRHGQADIGKSFIKGFNIEEGAFAETVSHDTHNLIVIGTNYEDMALAVNRVIEMQGGVAVAKGGEVIADMPLRICGLMTDELTGPELVDKTIELHDIVKKELGCDVPAPFMHLAFLSLATSPKWKITDKGVVDVENYRVLPSVEPVK, encoded by the coding sequence ATGATAGATACAAAAGAACTGAAGCTTGTAGCAGACAGACTTGGATGTGTAGATGCGCTTATGTCGGACAGGGTGTTTGCAGACAAGGTGCTCAAGGGAGGAAAAGTTGTAAACGTGATCACCAGAGAGATATACGAGGCCGATGTGGCCATATCAGGTGAGTATATACTTATGGTTGGGGACTGCTCGAAGCTGATAGGCGAGAGTACAGAGGTTGTAGACGTAAGCGGAAAACATATAACCCCGGGCTTTATAGACTCGCATATGCACTTCGAGTCGGCCATGCTTACAGCTACGGAGTTTACAAGGCTTTCGCTCCCTACGGGAACTACATGCCTTATTTCAGACCCGCACGAGGTTGGAAACGTGTTCGGAAAGACTGCCATAAAGGCTATGGCGGAGGAGTGCGCAACACTGCCGCACCACGTGTATCTGAGAGTGCCTGCACTGACGCCGGACTGCCCTGGGCTTGAGACAGCTGGAAGGAATCTGGACTCTAGGGATATACCGGAGATGCTGGAATACCCTAAGGTGACTGGGATAGGGGAGATACAGGGAGTTACAGGCATGAAGTTTGTATACGACAACAAGTACGACGTCGTGAAGGACACCATAGCTTCCACAGTCTATGCGAGATCTAAGGGCATGAAAGTGGATGGAAACGCGGCAGAGATATTCGGAGCGGAACTGGCTTCGCATATAATATGCGGCGGAACAGACATATCCTGCCATGAGACTACTTCTAAAGAGGAGTGCGTTGAAAAGCTGAGATATGGTGTTCACGTGCTGATGAGAGAGGGTTCCACCCAGAGCAATATGCCGGAGTGCATAAGGGCCATAACAGAAGAAAAGATGGACTCTAGAAGGGCGCTTCTTGCAACGGATGACATGCTGGCGGAGGACATCATAAAGAAAGGCCATATGAACGACATAATAAGAAGGACTATAGCCGAAGGGGTAGAGCCTGCTGAAGCTATACAGATGGCGACTATAAACGCCTCTACTTGGAACGGGCTAAGCGAGATAGGGATACTGGCTCCAGGAAAGTATGCCGACATAAACGTGATAAGCGGGGAGCTCTCAGATATGAACGTCACAAGCGTATACCTAAAGGGCGAGCATGTGGCTGAAAACGGAGAGCTGCTTATAGACCTGCAGTCTTACACTTACCCTGAAGAAGTAAAGCATACAGTTTTAAGAGACAAGATATCTCCAGACGACTTAAAGATAGCTTCAGACGAAGACGAGGTGATGGCGAACTGCGTTGGGCTTATAGTGCTTCAAAACCTGTCAGAGAAGTACAGAGTGAAGCTTCCTGTGGTGGACGGCTTTGTGCAGTCGAACGAGGAGGATCTACTTCCTGTCGCGGTGGTTGGAAGACATGGACAGGCTGACATAGGAAAGTCCTTCATAAAGGGATTCAATATAGAAGAGGGCGCTTTCGCAGAGACTGTTTCGCACGACACCCACAATCTGATAGTTATAGGAACAAACTACGAGGACATGGCCTTGGCTGTAAACCGTGTAATAGAGATGCAGGGTGGAGTTGCAGTAGCAAAAGGCGGAGAAGTTATAGCCGACATGCCGCTTAGGATATGCGGACTTATGACAGACGAGCTTACAGGTCCAGAGCTTGTAGACAAGACTATAGAGCTTCACGACATAGTCAAGAAAGAGCTTGGATGCGATGTGCCTGCGCCGTTTATGCATTTGGCGTTCCTGTCGCTTGCGACAAGCCCTAAGTGGAAGATAACAGACAAGGGAGTAGTAGATGTGGAAAACTACAGAGTGCTTCCCTCTGTAGAGCCAGTAAAGTAG
- a CDS encoding nucleoside deaminase, protein MPQIEFIEKAVELATENESLHGGLPYGAVVVKDGKIVGMGVNEVVQTGDPTAHAEMLAIRSACAKLDTPDLSGYELYASAHPCAMCLGAIYYSNIRSVYYREPRNSSQDYVYGELKLDDDKRAVRMIRLP, encoded by the coding sequence ATGCCACAAATAGAATTTATAGAAAAAGCTGTCGAATTGGCAACAGAGAACGAGTCGTTGCATGGAGGATTGCCCTATGGGGCTGTCGTCGTAAAAGACGGCAAAATCGTTGGAATGGGTGTAAACGAAGTCGTACAGACTGGCGACCCCACTGCCCATGCGGAGATGCTGGCTATCAGAAGCGCCTGCGCAAAGCTGGATACTCCTGATCTTTCGGGATATGAGCTTTATGCCAGTGCACATCCCTGCGCCATGTGTCTAGGTGCGATATACTACTCGAATATCAGAAGCGTGTACTACAGAGAGCCTCGCAATTCAAGCCAAGATTATGTATACGGCGAGCTAAAGCTAGACGACGACAAAAGAGCAGTCCGAATGATCAGATTGCCATAA
- a CDS encoding methyl-accepting chemotaxis protein: MKISTKLKLFLAVLALTTLSGTAMVFYQLENMSGDGRVVNQAGIVRGGTQRAIKLELAGEDNSKIISAVEKNIEGLLSGSEELQLPVPHDENFIADMEAVKSGWEELKQEIDASRASGDQKKLLADSETFFELTNKAVSSAESYSQRAVSILKSFQLVLLLVNLAILGGILLISSRAISRPLKYLIGAIEELDLEGTISSDFTERKDEIGSLSKGVKRIMESIKELVKDVSQNSKQLASLSESLAESSSQMHMASEEVSKAVDEMAEGATEQAKEIEEGTASVNMLGDIIAEDQRLVDELDTAAIEVRSLKDEGVEILKHLVEKTDQSSRASKEIYEVILDTSERVKSVSEASQMIRNIADQTNLLALNAAIEAARAGEAGKGFAVVADEIRKLAEDSTSFTEEILKVIEELSMKTENSVSTIGEMEKLVEDQVDQVEETNVKFAGISESIDKVMSIIDSLSRSGADMVSKKEDLVELISNLSAISEENAAGTEEAAASVEQQTASMAELSNTSSTLKQLSQDMYKSIEKFS, from the coding sequence TTGAAAATCAGTACGAAACTCAAGTTATTTTTAGCTGTACTCGCATTGACAACACTGTCCGGTACGGCGATGGTGTTTTATCAGCTAGAGAATATGTCTGGAGACGGAAGGGTTGTAAACCAGGCAGGAATTGTAAGAGGAGGCACGCAGAGAGCCATAAAGCTTGAGCTCGCTGGAGAGGACAACAGCAAGATAATAAGTGCAGTTGAAAAAAACATAGAAGGGCTGCTAAGCGGAAGCGAGGAGCTACAGCTTCCTGTTCCTCATGACGAAAACTTTATAGCCGATATGGAGGCGGTAAAGTCAGGATGGGAAGAGCTGAAGCAAGAGATAGATGCCAGCAGAGCCAGTGGAGATCAGAAAAAGCTGCTGGCAGACAGTGAGACGTTCTTCGAGCTTACAAACAAGGCTGTATCATCTGCAGAGTCTTATTCACAAAGAGCTGTGTCGATACTCAAGTCATTTCAGCTGGTGCTGCTCTTGGTGAACTTGGCAATACTTGGAGGGATTTTGCTCATAAGTTCTAGAGCCATATCTAGGCCACTAAAGTACCTGATAGGAGCTATAGAGGAGCTTGATCTGGAGGGAACTATCTCAAGTGACTTTACTGAGAGAAAAGATGAAATAGGCTCACTGTCTAAAGGAGTCAAGAGGATAATGGAGAGTATAAAAGAGCTGGTCAAGGATGTATCTCAGAATTCAAAGCAGCTTGCCAGTCTTTCGGAATCTCTAGCTGAAAGCAGCAGTCAAATGCACATGGCTTCAGAGGAAGTTTCAAAAGCTGTGGATGAAATGGCCGAGGGAGCGACTGAGCAAGCCAAGGAAATTGAGGAAGGCACTGCAAGCGTAAATATGCTTGGGGATATAATCGCCGAGGACCAAAGGCTTGTGGACGAACTGGATACTGCAGCTATAGAAGTGAGGAGCTTAAAAGACGAAGGTGTTGAGATCTTGAAGCATCTGGTCGAAAAGACAGATCAGAGCAGCAGGGCTTCCAAAGAAATATATGAAGTCATACTCGACACTAGCGAAAGGGTAAAGTCTGTATCGGAGGCAAGTCAAATGATAAGAAACATAGCCGACCAGACAAATCTACTGGCTTTAAATGCCGCCATAGAAGCTGCCAGAGCTGGAGAAGCTGGGAAGGGCTTTGCAGTTGTAGCCGACGAGATCAGGAAGCTCGCCGAGGATTCCACCAGCTTTACAGAAGAAATACTGAAGGTGATAGAGGAATTATCAATGAAAACTGAAAACTCTGTAAGCACTATAGGCGAAATGGAGAAGCTTGTTGAAGATCAGGTAGATCAAGTGGAAGAGACAAATGTCAAGTTTGCCGGAATATCTGAGTCGATAGACAAGGTTATGTCTATAATAGATTCACTGAGCAGATCAGGAGCCGATATGGTAAGCAAAAAAGAAGACTTGGTCGAGCTTATATCCAATCTATCGGCCATCTCCGAGGAAAATGCCGCAGGAACTGAGGAAGCAGCTGCCTCTGTAGAGCAGCAGACAGCCTCTATGGCCGAGCTGTCTAATACGTCTAGCACGCTCAAGCAGCTTTCACAGGATATGTACAAGAGCATTGAAAAATTCAGCTAA
- a CDS encoding MATE family efflux transporter, whose protein sequence is MTMDMRVGNSTKLMLKFTFPMLVGNIFQQIYSMVDSIVVGKFVGKNALAAVGSSFALVNFATLVIIGLCMGSSVVISQYLGAEDYRSLKKSISTAFVFILGISIALSVGAFVFSEPLLVLIKTPPEILKNSVDYIRIVFAGLIFISLYNLSSAVLRAIGDSVTPLYFLVVASVVNIVLDIVFVVKFNMGVSGVAFATVISQAIASILSLVYAFSKVPVLKMDSEDMVFCRKLFPTIAKYSLLASIQQSIVAIGIVAVQGLVNTFGANVMAAFTAAVKIDALAYLPVQDFGNAFSTYVAQNVGGGKVERLREGVRSAVKIIIVFCIVASVLIIGLSEHFMKMFVHPSEVEVIELGTQYISIVGLFYTLIGFLFMFYGFFRGAGSLNMSIVLTVISLGTRVLMAYTLSSIPSVGEKGIWWSIPIGWALADIIGFLAYKRGRWERTI, encoded by the coding sequence ATGACGATGGATATGAGAGTTGGAAATTCCACAAAGCTAATGCTTAAATTCACTTTTCCCATGCTTGTCGGCAATATTTTTCAACAGATATACAGCATGGTAGACTCTATTGTAGTCGGCAAGTTCGTAGGCAAAAATGCTCTTGCTGCCGTTGGGTCATCTTTTGCCCTTGTCAACTTTGCCACTTTGGTGATTATAGGGCTGTGCATGGGGAGTTCTGTGGTCATATCACAGTATCTCGGAGCTGAAGACTATAGGTCGCTGAAAAAATCTATTTCTACAGCTTTTGTGTTCATACTCGGGATATCCATAGCTCTGTCAGTCGGAGCCTTTGTATTTTCAGAGCCACTTCTAGTGCTCATTAAAACACCTCCGGAAATACTGAAGAACTCTGTGGACTACATTCGAATCGTATTTGCCGGATTGATATTTATATCGCTTTACAACTTGTCTTCAGCTGTTTTGAGAGCTATCGGCGACTCTGTAACACCCCTATATTTTCTTGTAGTCGCTTCTGTAGTCAATATAGTGCTCGATATAGTATTCGTCGTAAAGTTTAACATGGGTGTGTCTGGAGTTGCATTTGCAACTGTAATATCACAGGCGATCGCTTCAATTTTGAGTCTGGTGTATGCCTTCTCAAAAGTTCCGGTGCTGAAGATGGATTCAGAGGACATGGTCTTTTGCAGAAAGCTATTCCCGACTATAGCAAAGTACAGCTTGTTAGCGTCCATACAGCAGTCCATTGTAGCAATAGGAATCGTGGCTGTCCAAGGGCTTGTAAATACCTTTGGGGCCAATGTAATGGCCGCTTTTACAGCTGCTGTAAAGATCGACGCCTTAGCATACCTCCCTGTCCAAGATTTTGGAAATGCCTTTTCCACTTATGTGGCCCAAAACGTGGGCGGTGGAAAAGTTGAGCGCTTGAGAGAAGGAGTGCGCTCAGCGGTGAAGATAATCATTGTGTTCTGCATAGTCGCATCTGTTCTTATAATCGGGCTTTCAGAGCATTTTATGAAGATGTTCGTTCACCCCAGCGAGGTCGAAGTTATAGAGCTTGGAACTCAGTATATATCTATCGTTGGCTTGTTCTACACATTGATAGGATTTCTGTTTATGTTCTATGGATTTTTCAGAGGTGCAGGCAGCTTGAATATGTCTATCGTACTGACCGTCATATCGCTAGGAACCAGAGTTCTGATGGCCTATACGCTGTCTTCCATTCCGTCTGTCGGAGAGAAAGGAATCTGGTGGTCTATCCCTATTGGATGGGCTCTAGCAGATATAATAGGTTTCCTAGCCTATAAGCGTGGCCGCTGGGAGCGCACTATTTAA
- a CDS encoding ATP-binding protein, giving the protein MYSEISKLIVYKDISNDSVISGLSEIFRKFEGKNFNSEQLVSDIYSQIHRLLEISTEYGFDDNLWQSYLAFMIATTETPFSMVCELNGASEGSVNSLAKHDFKLFKKLFNYDFSDIEYALSIDCFSTICSYKAVKKDSRKYNESVSVKVKNLRDAIRDASDEDEIFLAVTEFYRQYGVGTLGLNKAFRLKEGSSELEPISNTQEVYLDDLIGYEIQKKTLVENTEAFVSGRKANNVLLFGDSGTGKSTSIKAILNEYYDQGLRIIEIYKHQFKHLSNIIASVKNRNYRFIIYMDDLSFEDFEIEYKYLKAVIEGGLEITPENILIYATSNRRHLIKENWSDREDVVTQGGLHQSDSMEEKLSLVNRFGITINYSKPSRSEYLEIVRKLAEKHPEIAMSEDELAAEANKWELWHGGISGRTAQQFINYLLGKASE; this is encoded by the coding sequence TTGTACAGTGAAATTTCAAAACTAATAGTCTACAAGGATATAAGCAACGACAGCGTCATTTCAGGGCTTTCAGAGATATTCAGAAAGTTCGAGGGCAAGAACTTCAACAGCGAGCAGCTTGTCTCGGATATATACTCGCAGATTCACAGACTGCTTGAGATATCCACAGAGTACGGCTTCGACGACAACCTGTGGCAGAGCTACCTTGCCTTTATGATTGCAACTACCGAGACGCCTTTCAGCATGGTCTGTGAGCTGAACGGAGCAAGCGAAGGGTCTGTAAACAGCCTTGCAAAGCACGACTTCAAGCTCTTTAAAAAGCTCTTCAACTACGACTTCTCTGATATAGAGTATGCGCTCTCCATAGACTGCTTCTCCACAATATGCAGCTACAAAGCTGTGAAAAAGGACAGCAGGAAGTACAACGAGTCTGTAAGCGTAAAAGTCAAAAACCTGAGAGATGCCATAAGAGATGCTAGTGATGAAGACGAGATCTTTCTGGCTGTCACAGAGTTCTACAGGCAATACGGCGTGGGAACCCTGGGACTGAACAAGGCTTTCCGTCTGAAAGAGGGCTCCTCAGAGCTTGAGCCTATAAGCAATACACAGGAAGTCTATCTTGACGACCTTATAGGCTACGAAATCCAGAAGAAGACTCTAGTGGAGAATACCGAGGCTTTTGTCTCTGGCAGAAAGGCCAACAATGTGCTTCTTTTCGGGGACAGCGGAACAGGTAAGTCCACTAGCATAAAGGCCATACTGAACGAGTACTACGACCAGGGGCTCAGAATCATAGAGATTTACAAGCACCAGTTTAAACACCTTTCAAATATAATAGCCAGCGTAAAGAACAGAAACTACAGATTTATAATCTACATGGATGATCTGTCCTTCGAGGACTTCGAGATAGAGTACAAATACCTTAAAGCTGTGATCGAAGGCGGGCTCGAGATAACGCCTGAAAACATACTCATATACGCCACTTCCAACAGAAGGCATCTTATAAAGGAAAACTGGTCAGACAGGGAGGACGTGGTCACACAAGGCGGCCTTCATCAGTCCGACTCCATGGAAGAGAAGCTTTCGCTTGTGAACCGCTTTGGAATCACCATAAACTACTCCAAGCCTTCACGATCTGAATACCTCGAGATAGTGAGAAAGCTTGCAGAAAAGCATCCTGAAATAGCCATGTCTGAAGACGAGCTTGCGGCCGAGGCCAATAAGTGGGAGCTTTGGCATGGAGGGATCTCCGGAAGAACTGCACAGCAGTTTATAAACTACCTCTTGGGGAAAGCTTCTGAATAA
- a CDS encoding GerW family sporulation protein — MERSSIGQNMETLFTQLEKFLKTETVVGEPMTIGEVTIVPLITVSFGCGMGGGSGKDPEKSEEGSGSGLGAGAKISPDSVLVINKGEVTMMPVKGKANLEKLMEKVPDILSQINIKSEKESKAESESE; from the coding sequence ATGGAAAGATCATCTATAGGACAGAATATGGAGACGCTTTTTACGCAGCTTGAAAAGTTTTTAAAGACCGAGACGGTTGTAGGAGAGCCTATGACTATCGGGGAAGTCACTATAGTGCCGCTTATAACTGTTTCATTTGGATGCGGAATGGGGGGAGGATCTGGAAAGGATCCGGAGAAGTCTGAAGAAGGATCAGGCTCAGGACTTGGAGCAGGAGCGAAGATCAGTCCAGACTCTGTGCTAGTCATAAACAAGGGAGAGGTGACCATGATGCCTGTAAAAGGTAAGGCCAACCTTGAGAAGCTGATGGAGAAGGTGCCGGACATATTGTCCCAGATAAATATAAAGAGTGAAAAAGAGTCAAAAGCTGAGTCTGAATCCGAGTAA
- a CDS encoding DUF2953 domain-containing protein, whose amino-acid sequence MKEGDRVVVLTKIALALLWILGFFLAALMLLLVVPFSYRGRIAFNGDGLSGDGKLEWAFGLLGIGISIKEEKRYELFLFKRTVSSGVLGDKELEIKESKRKKKKEKKNLGKRDLEIRELMKIGKDLLAKLHKALGPDYIGIHGRYGFEDPAMTGMVSGLVAIAESVFKSADIRLYPEFTGESVDVQAEFYGRFSLGRLALLAISTVLKKPVRKLVFANGK is encoded by the coding sequence TTGAAAGAAGGTGATAGAGTGGTTGTCTTGACTAAAATCGCACTTGCACTGCTTTGGATTCTAGGTTTTTTTCTAGCGGCACTGATGCTGCTCTTGGTTGTACCTTTTTCATACAGAGGACGGATAGCTTTCAATGGGGATGGCCTCAGCGGAGATGGGAAGCTTGAATGGGCTTTTGGACTTCTAGGCATCGGCATCTCGATAAAAGAGGAAAAGCGTTATGAGCTTTTCTTGTTCAAAAGGACTGTATCGTCCGGGGTATTGGGAGATAAAGAGCTGGAGATAAAAGAGTCCAAGAGAAAGAAAAAGAAAGAAAAAAAGAATCTAGGAAAGAGAGACTTAGAGATAAGAGAGCTGATGAAAATCGGAAAAGATCTCCTGGCCAAACTGCACAAGGCGCTAGGGCCAGACTACATTGGAATCCACGGAAGATATGGATTCGAGGACCCGGCTATGACAGGCATGGTGTCTGGACTAGTGGCTATAGCAGAGTCAGTTTTCAAAAGTGCAGATATAAGGCTCTATCCTGAATTTACAGGCGAATCGGTGGATGTTCAAGCGGAGTTCTATGGCAGATTCAGCCTAGGAAGGCTGGCTTTGCTGGCCATATCGACTGTGTTGAAAAAGCCTGTCAGAAAGCTTGTATTCGCAAATGGGAAGTAG